In a genomic window of Leifsonia xyli subsp. cynodontis DSM 46306:
- the cmk gene encoding (d)CMP kinase: MTEPATPPVVLAVDGPAGSGKSSISKAVAGRLGWAYLDTGAAYRALGWYVVERGLDPTDAAVVIASMPDFDYRIGTDPDTYRVLVGERDVTEAIREPRVTAIVSAIARVPQVRAFLTQLFRGIIARSGKAGIVVEGRDITTVVCPDAPVRILLTADEAVRMNRRSAELTGHSAAHVGEALRKRDAADSRVVDFMNAAEGVTTVDSTELDFDQTVDAVIAVVQKETHV, from the coding sequence ATGACCGAACCCGCCACCCCGCCCGTGGTGCTGGCCGTCGATGGGCCCGCCGGAAGCGGAAAATCCTCCATCTCGAAGGCGGTCGCCGGCCGTCTCGGCTGGGCCTATCTGGACACCGGAGCCGCCTATCGCGCGCTCGGCTGGTACGTCGTGGAGCGCGGTCTCGACCCGACCGATGCGGCCGTCGTCATCGCCTCCATGCCCGATTTCGACTACCGGATCGGGACGGACCCGGACACGTACCGTGTCCTCGTGGGCGAGCGCGATGTGACCGAAGCCATCCGGGAGCCGCGCGTCACCGCCATCGTCAGTGCGATCGCGCGCGTTCCGCAAGTGCGCGCCTTCCTCACACAGCTCTTCCGCGGGATCATCGCACGCAGCGGGAAGGCCGGGATCGTGGTCGAAGGCCGGGACATCACGACGGTGGTCTGCCCGGATGCCCCGGTCCGCATCCTGCTCACCGCCGACGAAGCCGTTAGAATGAACAGGCGTTCCGCAGAGCTGACCGGGCATTCCGCCGCCCACGTCGGGGAGGCTCTGCGCAAGCGCGACGCGGCAGACTCGCGCGTCGTGGACTTCATGAACGCTGCGGAGGGCGTCACCACCGTCGACTCCACCGAACTGGACTTCGACCAGACCGTCGACGCGGTCATAGCGGTCGTGCAGAAAGAGACCCATGTCTGA
- a CDS encoding SDR family oxidoreductase yields MDITGFGPALFSLNGKRALVTGGNGGLGRAFSVALAAAGSDVFVPSLADDDGTTERLVTGHGRRYEFAQADITGTDVPQRMVAACVERLGGIDILVNSAGINLLGDVTEFGREKWDAMVAVNLTAAFGFAHAAAKAMIPQGSGKIVNIASLFSFLGGRQSPAYAATKAGIVGFTKAYADELGEHGIQVNAIAPGYFATALTAQTRSDAAANARTVEHVPAGRWGEPADLMGALVFLASPAAAYVTGHTLVVDGGYLLR; encoded by the coding sequence GTGGACATCACGGGCTTCGGGCCCGCGCTGTTCTCACTGAACGGCAAGCGCGCTCTGGTCACCGGCGGCAACGGCGGGCTCGGCCGCGCCTTCAGCGTGGCCCTGGCCGCCGCCGGGTCCGATGTCTTCGTGCCCAGCCTGGCGGACGACGACGGCACCACCGAACGCCTCGTCACCGGGCACGGCCGCCGCTACGAGTTCGCCCAAGCGGACATCACCGGAACCGATGTGCCGCAGCGGATGGTGGCGGCCTGCGTCGAGCGGCTCGGAGGCATCGACATCCTCGTCAACTCGGCCGGCATCAATCTGCTCGGCGATGTCACCGAGTTCGGGCGGGAGAAGTGGGACGCGATGGTGGCGGTGAACCTCACCGCCGCCTTCGGCTTCGCCCACGCCGCCGCGAAAGCGATGATCCCGCAGGGTTCCGGCAAGATCGTCAACATCGCGTCGCTGTTCTCCTTCCTGGGCGGCCGCCAGTCGCCGGCGTATGCCGCGACCAAAGCCGGGATCGTCGGCTTCACGAAGGCGTACGCCGACGAGCTCGGCGAACACGGCATCCAGGTCAACGCCATCGCGCCCGGCTACTTCGCGACCGCTCTGACCGCGCAGACCCGCTCCGACGCCGCGGCCAACGCCCGCACCGTCGAGCACGTGCCCGCCGGGCGCTGGGGCGAGCCCGCCGATCTGATGGGCGCGCTCGTCTTCCTCGCCTCTCCCGCCGCCGCCTACGTCACCGGGCACACGCTCGTGGTCGACGGCGGCTATCTCCTCCGCTGA
- a CDS encoding NAD(P)-dependent oxidoreductase: MTGGALPTVGFIGLGSMGSGMTRNLQRAGFPLVVTDLRPESAAEFVAGGAQWEETAAATAAASDLVITMLPTPQHVAAAVQGPDGVLAGIRDHGTWIDMSTSVPEVADAVRAATAGRGLRILDAPVSGMSTGAANGTLQIFIGGDSEDVARLRPVFEAMGDPERILHVGGHGAGYAVKLMINQLWFSHLVATAEVLTVGVRAGVDLGVLRDALVASPANSNFLQNDVLSILADGDYDEGFALALALACKDLGLSADLARSAGVPVELSSLVDQIFRRGRAQYGDRAGEMAPFKLYEDLIGRALRLRPEPVSAPVSEEFAR; encoded by the coding sequence ATGACCGGCGGAGCCCTCCCCACCGTCGGCTTCATCGGCCTCGGGAGCATGGGGAGCGGGATGACCCGCAACCTGCAGCGCGCCGGTTTCCCGCTCGTCGTGACCGACCTCCGCCCGGAGTCCGCGGCCGAGTTCGTCGCCGGCGGCGCGCAGTGGGAGGAGACCGCGGCGGCGACCGCCGCCGCCTCCGATCTCGTGATCACCATGCTCCCGACGCCCCAGCATGTGGCCGCCGCGGTGCAGGGGCCAGACGGTGTGCTCGCCGGCATCCGGGACCACGGAACCTGGATCGACATGTCGACCTCCGTCCCCGAGGTGGCCGACGCCGTGCGCGCTGCCACTGCGGGGCGCGGGCTGCGCATCCTGGACGCGCCGGTCAGCGGGATGTCCACCGGCGCCGCCAACGGCACCCTGCAGATCTTCATCGGCGGCGACAGCGAAGATGTCGCGCGCCTGCGCCCGGTCTTCGAGGCGATGGGGGACCCTGAGCGCATCCTGCACGTCGGCGGGCACGGGGCCGGGTACGCCGTGAAGCTCATGATCAATCAGCTGTGGTTCTCGCACCTGGTCGCGACCGCCGAGGTGCTCACGGTCGGCGTGCGAGCCGGGGTGGATCTCGGCGTCCTGCGCGACGCGCTCGTCGCGAGCCCCGCGAACAGCAACTTCTTGCAGAACGACGTGCTCTCGATCCTCGCAGACGGCGACTACGACGAAGGCTTCGCCCTGGCGCTGGCGCTGGCGTGCAAGGATCTCGGGCTCTCCGCCGATCTCGCCCGCTCGGCCGGGGTCCCGGTAGAGCTCTCCTCGCTCGTCGACCAGATCTTCCGCCGGGGACGAGCCCAGTACGGCGACCGCGCTGGAGAGATGGCGCCGTTCAAGCTCTACGAAGACCTGATCGGGCGCGCACTGCGCCTGCGGCCCGAACCCGTCTCCGCCCCTGTCTCCGAGGAGTTCGCACGATGA
- the der gene encoding ribosome biogenesis GTPase Der, producing MSDIENEPTGADDLVERLAGIDDDLALQRAVALRSGLDDYELDDADLDLLEVAGEDADAIAFLPALPVLAIVGRPNVGKSALVNRILGRREAVVEDTPGVTRDRVSYQAEWNGRRFTVVDTGGWEPDARGIDASVAAQAEVAIDLADALMFVVDATVGATSTDEHVVRLLRKSDKPVFLAANKVDDARQEPSATELWSLGLGEPHPVSALHGRGVADLLDTILKALPDVSAVARQEIGGPRRVAIVGRPNVGKSSLLNKAAGEERVVVNELAGTTRDPVDEQVELGGRVWRFVDTAGIRRRVHLQQGADFYASLRTSAALEKAEVAVVVLDVSQPISEQDVRIIDLVLESGRALVLAFNKWDLLDDERRRYLEREIEQDLAHVSWAPRVNISARTGRHLEKLVPALEQALESWDTRIPTGKFNAFLAELTSAHPHPVRGGKQPRILFGTQATSRPPTFVVFTTGFLDPGYRRYVIRRLREVYGFEGTPIVLNMRVREKRKH from the coding sequence ATGTCTGACATCGAGAACGAGCCCACCGGCGCCGACGACCTCGTCGAGCGCCTGGCCGGAATAGACGACGACCTCGCCCTTCAGCGCGCCGTCGCGCTGCGCAGCGGCCTGGACGACTACGAGCTGGACGACGCCGATCTCGATCTGCTGGAGGTGGCCGGCGAGGACGCCGACGCGATCGCCTTCCTCCCCGCGCTGCCGGTGCTCGCGATCGTCGGCCGCCCCAACGTGGGCAAGTCTGCGCTCGTCAACCGCATCCTGGGTCGCCGCGAGGCTGTCGTGGAGGACACTCCGGGCGTCACCCGCGACCGCGTCTCCTACCAGGCCGAGTGGAACGGACGTCGCTTCACCGTCGTGGACACCGGCGGCTGGGAGCCCGATGCGCGCGGCATCGACGCCTCCGTCGCCGCGCAGGCGGAGGTGGCCATCGATCTGGCCGACGCCTTGATGTTCGTGGTGGACGCCACGGTCGGCGCGACCTCCACCGACGAGCACGTCGTGCGCTTGCTCCGCAAAAGCGACAAGCCGGTGTTCCTCGCCGCCAACAAAGTGGACGACGCCCGTCAGGAGCCCTCAGCGACCGAGCTGTGGTCGCTCGGTCTCGGGGAGCCGCATCCGGTCTCCGCCCTGCACGGCCGCGGCGTCGCCGACCTGCTCGACACGATCCTGAAGGCGCTGCCCGATGTCTCCGCCGTCGCCAGGCAGGAGATCGGCGGTCCCCGCCGCGTCGCGATCGTCGGCCGGCCGAATGTCGGCAAGTCCTCGCTGCTGAACAAGGCCGCGGGGGAGGAGCGCGTCGTCGTCAACGAACTCGCCGGCACCACCCGGGACCCGGTGGACGAGCAGGTGGAGCTGGGCGGCAGGGTGTGGCGCTTCGTCGACACCGCCGGCATCCGCCGCCGCGTCCACCTGCAGCAGGGCGCTGACTTCTATGCCTCGCTGCGCACCTCGGCCGCGCTCGAGAAGGCGGAGGTGGCCGTCGTCGTGCTCGACGTCTCGCAGCCGATCAGCGAGCAGGACGTGCGCATCATCGACCTGGTGCTCGAATCCGGCCGTGCGCTCGTCCTCGCTTTCAACAAGTGGGACCTCCTCGACGACGAACGGCGCCGCTACCTGGAACGCGAGATCGAGCAGGATCTCGCCCACGTCTCCTGGGCACCCCGCGTCAACATCTCGGCCCGCACCGGCCGGCACCTCGAGAAGCTCGTGCCGGCGCTGGAACAGGCGCTCGAGTCGTGGGACACCCGCATCCCGACCGGCAAGTTCAACGCGTTCCTCGCGGAGCTCACGTCCGCTCACCCGCACCCGGTGCGCGGCGGCAAGCAGCCCCGCATCCTGTTCGGCACCCAGGCGACGAGCCGCCCGCCGACATTCGTCGTGTTCACGACCGGCTTCCTGGACCCCGGCTACCGCCGCTACGTGATCCGCCGGCTGCGCGAGGTGTACGGGTTCGAGGGGACGCCGATCGTCCTGAACATGCGGGTGCGGGAGAAGCGGAAGCATTAG
- a CDS encoding carbohydrate ABC transporter permease, which produces MTTTRRGQRTRRVGAVIRFTVVIAAAGLVFLPVYVSMLSAFTQGGTIARNGLIPSLGEVILDNFRQAIDAVPLLPEYLVSIAVVTVQTLGNLITGSLAAYALVFPTWPGRRIAFALVLLTLAIPGEALVIPNYEFVSGLGLRDTIIGVVLPYLAMGYPIFLLRQAFSAVPTELWEAARLDGAGHLRTLFTIIVPACRPQVTTAIVWSALAAWNGFFWPLLITDSAVARTIQVGVSQLAASEASEPSVIFAGAVLVVLPTVALVIVAQRFLVNGLARGGVLLRDVG; this is translated from the coding sequence ATGACCACCACCCGGCGCGGCCAGCGCACCCGGCGCGTCGGCGCGGTCATCCGGTTCACCGTGGTGATCGCCGCGGCCGGGCTGGTCTTCCTGCCGGTGTACGTCTCCATGCTGAGCGCCTTCACCCAGGGCGGCACGATCGCCCGCAACGGTCTCATCCCCAGCCTCGGCGAGGTCATTCTCGACAACTTCCGTCAGGCGATCGACGCCGTCCCGCTGCTGCCGGAGTATCTGGTGAGCATCGCCGTCGTCACGGTGCAGACGCTCGGCAACCTCATCACCGGGTCACTCGCCGCCTACGCTCTCGTCTTCCCGACGTGGCCCGGGCGGCGCATCGCGTTCGCGCTGGTGCTGCTGACCCTCGCCATTCCGGGCGAGGCGCTCGTGATCCCGAACTACGAGTTCGTCAGCGGTCTCGGCCTGCGCGACACGATCATCGGCGTCGTCCTGCCCTATCTCGCGATGGGCTATCCGATCTTCCTGCTGCGCCAGGCCTTCTCAGCGGTCCCGACGGAGCTCTGGGAGGCGGCGCGACTCGACGGAGCCGGCCACCTCCGGACCCTCTTCACGATCATCGTCCCGGCGTGCCGCCCACAGGTGACCACCGCGATCGTCTGGTCCGCCCTCGCCGCCTGGAACGGCTTCTTCTGGCCGCTGCTGATCACCGACTCCGCTGTCGCGCGCACCATCCAGGTCGGCGTGTCCCAGCTGGCCGCTTCCGAGGCCAGCGAACCGTCCGTCATCTTCGCCGGCGCCGTCCTCGTCGTCCTCCCGACGGTCGCGCTGGTGATCGTCGCTCAGCGTTTCCTCGTCAACGGACTCGCCCGAGGCGGTGTGCTGCTCAGGGACGTTGGTTGA
- a CDS encoding NAD-dependent succinate-semialdehyde dehydrogenase: MTAEREKTLLASIPTGLHLDGEWRESSSGVAFEVLDPATERVLARVADATPADGQAALAAADAAQPGWARTAPRERAEILRRAFELVTARTEDFALTMTLEMGKPLAEARGEVAYGAEFLRWFSEEAVRVSGRYATAPDGANRLLVLKRPVGPSLFITPWNFPLAMATRKIAPAIAAGCTMVLKPAALTPLTALLLTSVLEEAGLPKGVLNVIPTSRAGAVTGPLIKDARLRKLSFTGSTEVGRRLIADSADQVLRVSMELGGNAPFLVFEDADIPAAVDGAVHAKMRNGGEACVAANRFLVQEDVAAEFAAAFAARIAAFEVGRGTEPGVTMGPLVDAATRDKVEALVAGAVADRARIAVGGSRVDGPGYFYQPTVLTDVPSDARILAEEIFGPVAPLTTFRTEEEAIRLANASEFGLVSFAFTRDLARGLRLAERLDTGMLGLNAGVVSNPAAPFGGVKQSGLGREGGFEGIEEYLETRYVGIADPFAAKGA; encoded by the coding sequence ATGACCGCCGAGCGCGAGAAGACCCTGCTGGCGAGCATCCCCACCGGCCTCCACCTCGACGGCGAGTGGCGGGAGTCGTCCTCCGGGGTGGCGTTCGAGGTCCTCGACCCGGCGACCGAGCGCGTCCTGGCGCGGGTGGCCGACGCGACGCCCGCGGACGGGCAAGCAGCGCTCGCCGCCGCCGACGCCGCGCAGCCGGGATGGGCGCGCACCGCTCCCCGCGAGCGCGCCGAGATCCTGCGGCGCGCCTTCGAGCTCGTGACCGCCCGCACCGAGGACTTCGCCCTGACGATGACGCTCGAGATGGGGAAGCCCCTGGCCGAAGCCCGCGGCGAAGTCGCCTACGGCGCGGAGTTCCTGCGCTGGTTCTCGGAGGAGGCCGTGCGCGTCTCCGGCCGCTACGCGACCGCCCCGGACGGCGCGAACCGCCTGCTCGTGCTGAAGCGCCCGGTCGGGCCGAGCCTGTTCATCACGCCGTGGAACTTCCCGCTGGCGATGGCCACGCGCAAGATCGCCCCGGCCATCGCGGCCGGCTGCACGATGGTGCTGAAGCCCGCCGCGCTCACCCCGCTCACCGCCCTCCTCCTGACCAGCGTGCTCGAGGAGGCGGGGCTGCCGAAGGGCGTGCTCAATGTCATCCCGACCTCGCGGGCGGGAGCGGTGACCGGGCCGCTGATCAAGGACGCGCGCCTGCGGAAGCTGTCGTTCACCGGCTCGACCGAGGTCGGGCGGCGGCTCATCGCCGACTCTGCCGACCAGGTGCTGCGCGTCTCGATGGAGCTCGGCGGGAACGCGCCCTTCCTCGTCTTCGAGGACGCGGACATCCCCGCGGCTGTCGACGGCGCTGTACACGCCAAGATGCGCAACGGCGGCGAGGCTTGCGTGGCCGCCAACCGCTTCCTCGTGCAGGAGGACGTGGCCGCGGAGTTCGCGGCGGCATTCGCCGCGCGGATCGCCGCGTTCGAGGTCGGCCGCGGCACCGAGCCGGGCGTCACGATGGGTCCGCTGGTGGACGCCGCGACCCGCGACAAGGTCGAGGCGCTCGTGGCCGGCGCGGTCGCCGACAGGGCCCGCATCGCCGTGGGCGGCTCCCGCGTGGACGGCCCCGGGTACTTCTACCAGCCCACGGTGCTGACCGATGTGCCGAGCGACGCCCGCATCCTGGCCGAGGAGATCTTCGGGCCGGTCGCGCCGCTGACGACCTTCCGCACCGAGGAAGAAGCCATCCGGCTCGCCAATGCGTCCGAGTTCGGCCTCGTCTCGTTCGCGTTCACGCGCGACCTCGCCCGCGGGCTGCGTCTCGCCGAGCGGCTGGACACCGGAATGCTCGGCCTGAACGCCGGCGTCGTCTCGAACCCGGCCGCGCCCTTCGGCGGGGTCAAACAGTCGGGGCTCGGCCGCGAGGGCGGCTTCGAGGGCATCGAGGAGTACCTGGAGACCCGCTACGTCGGCATCGCCGACCCGTTCGCCGCGAAAGGGGCGTGA
- the fae gene encoding formaldehyde-activating enzyme, whose amino-acid sequence MRPRLLAHSTQSERTPLRIGESFVGDGVNAAHINTVAGARSGPAGAAWAGALATPSAGHVPFVAVLAPSLPVKPLTLFVTKSAPAGDAHGTMIWGPAQAGVAAGVADAVAEGVIPAEAADTEVVIAAVWVNPAADDTDAVYRNNREATRTALANGVSGGPDMQTVFNARHRPANPFYTAPEAAR is encoded by the coding sequence GTGAGACCGCGCCTCCTGGCGCACTCGACGCAGAGTGAAAGGACCCCCCTGAGGATCGGTGAGAGTTTCGTCGGAGATGGCGTGAACGCCGCGCACATCAACACGGTCGCCGGAGCGCGCTCCGGTCCCGCCGGCGCCGCCTGGGCGGGCGCCCTCGCCACCCCGAGCGCAGGTCACGTCCCCTTCGTCGCCGTGCTGGCGCCCTCGCTGCCGGTCAAACCGCTCACCCTCTTCGTCACGAAATCCGCCCCTGCGGGCGACGCGCACGGCACGATGATCTGGGGCCCTGCCCAGGCCGGTGTCGCGGCGGGTGTGGCCGACGCGGTGGCCGAGGGCGTCATCCCGGCCGAGGCGGCCGACACGGAGGTCGTGATCGCCGCCGTGTGGGTGAACCCGGCCGCGGACGACACCGACGCCGTCTACCGCAACAACCGCGAGGCGACCCGCACCGCGCTCGCCAACGGCGTCTCCGGCGGACCGGACATGCAGACGGTGTTCAACGCGCGCCACCGCCCGGCCAACCCGTTCTACACAGCGCCGGAGGCCGCCCGATGA
- a CDS encoding FAD-binding oxidoreductase — MPASRSSLTREQIAARLTELLDADRVETAETALREASVDRFKKYTAVHGIFDGPFPAAIAFPVSTEEVAAVLRFADGNRIAVVPRTGRTATEGGLETVVADSIVLDGSRMDAVLEIDEQDMMATVQCGVPLQRLEDTLRERGLTTGHSPQSKPLAQYGGLTATRSIGQFSTL; from the coding sequence ATGCCAGCCTCCCGTTCCTCCCTCACCCGCGAGCAGATCGCCGCGCGGCTGACCGAGCTGCTCGACGCCGACCGGGTCGAGACCGCTGAGACCGCGCTGCGCGAGGCGAGCGTCGACCGGTTCAAGAAGTACACCGCCGTTCACGGCATCTTCGACGGGCCGTTCCCGGCCGCGATCGCCTTCCCGGTCTCGACCGAGGAGGTCGCCGCGGTGCTCCGGTTCGCCGACGGGAACCGCATCGCCGTCGTCCCCCGCACCGGCCGCACCGCGACGGAGGGCGGCCTCGAGACCGTCGTCGCCGACTCGATCGTGCTCGACGGCTCGCGGATGGACGCCGTTCTCGAAATCGACGAGCAGGACATGATGGCCACCGTCCAGTGCGGCGTCCCCCTTCAGCGTCTGGAGGACACCCTCCGCGAGCGCGGCCTCACCACCGGGCACTCCCCGCAGTCGAAGCCGCTGGCACAGTACGGCGGCCTCACGGCGACGCGCTCGATCGGACAGTTCTCGACGCTCTAG
- a CDS encoding LacI family DNA-binding transcriptional regulator, giving the protein MAARPRAKTPTILDIAAEAGVSKSAVSRALRGSDDVSPESRAKVERAAKKLGYVANAMARGMRTSSRTLGVVLRDVKRPYYAWLQAAMQQEAESRGYQAVTMTSVGELEVADALRALRSLISLQVVGLVIASARLPSEEIVPFIDRVPIVVAGRKETDLGITSVFCDDADGGRMLAEHLLALGHRRIAVALVEQAYSLSQHARGAAMIDTIRGAGGEAVAWPVPSDMRAGEVVAARVGDTDVTAIMCPTDTAMMDVLDVLRQRGRSVPGDYAVTGYDGFGPLSAPYLGLTTFRQPVEEIGRMSIALLVDKIEGRSSHDSLVSLRGTVVAGRTAGPAAFAPLATAD; this is encoded by the coding sequence ATGGCGGCTCGTCCCCGCGCTAAGACCCCCACCATTCTCGATATCGCCGCAGAAGCGGGGGTCTCGAAGTCTGCGGTTTCGCGTGCTCTGCGTGGCTCGGACGATGTGAGCCCGGAGTCCCGGGCGAAGGTCGAGAGGGCAGCGAAGAAACTCGGGTACGTCGCTAATGCAATGGCGCGCGGAATGCGCACGTCCAGCCGCACGCTGGGGGTCGTTCTCCGTGACGTGAAGCGTCCGTACTATGCGTGGTTGCAGGCAGCCATGCAGCAGGAGGCGGAGAGCCGCGGCTACCAGGCGGTCACGATGACCAGTGTCGGCGAACTGGAGGTCGCGGACGCTCTGCGTGCGCTGCGGAGCCTGATCTCCTTGCAGGTCGTCGGGCTCGTGATCGCCTCGGCTCGACTGCCTTCCGAGGAGATCGTGCCCTTCATCGACCGGGTGCCGATCGTGGTCGCCGGCCGAAAGGAGACGGATCTCGGAATCACGAGCGTGTTCTGCGACGACGCCGATGGCGGCCGGATGCTCGCGGAGCATCTGCTCGCGCTCGGGCACCGGCGTATCGCGGTGGCGCTGGTCGAGCAGGCGTACTCGTTGAGCCAGCATGCGCGCGGCGCCGCGATGATCGATACGATCCGCGGCGCGGGCGGTGAGGCTGTCGCGTGGCCAGTGCCCTCGGACATGCGTGCGGGCGAGGTCGTCGCCGCCCGAGTCGGCGATACCGATGTCACCGCGATTATGTGCCCGACGGACACGGCGATGATGGATGTGCTCGATGTGCTGCGTCAGCGCGGCCGGTCGGTCCCGGGTGACTACGCTGTGACCGGGTACGACGGGTTCGGCCCGCTCTCGGCGCCCTATCTGGGTCTGACGACCTTCCGTCAGCCGGTTGAGGAGATCGGCCGGATGTCGATCGCCCTGCTGGTGGACAAGATCGAAGGCCGCAGCTCCCACGACAGCCTCGTGTCCTTGCGGGGGACGGTGGTCGCTGGGCGGACGGCGGGACCGGCCGCCTTCGCACCGCTCGCGACTGCCGACTGA
- a CDS encoding carbohydrate ABC transporter permease, giving the protein MALRTQRRSRRRRGAGIGPWLALPAFVLLAIFVFRPLLRTVQLSAYDSDLVGNPTRWVGFGNYAQLIADPSFAQTVVVSIVIALLGMALATGGALVAVLLLRRRLAGGGFFAVIFSLPFAYSAASASAVFAGFFSPTVGVLNILLGSVGIDGPDWVNDPVAAVWAIAISTAWYEFGFAFLVLTAAVRSIDPEIVEAAQLDGSGSFHLAGRILIPMMRPSILFLTVAETIAGLQTFAQIQIITGGGPSGGTTNFVYRLYQLAFGNGTPDFGRASVIAIVLVLLVAAITASQFRLFGRERTV; this is encoded by the coding sequence ATGGCACTACGCACGCAGCGTCGCAGCCGAAGGCGGCGCGGGGCCGGCATCGGTCCGTGGCTCGCGCTGCCGGCGTTCGTGCTCCTGGCGATCTTCGTGTTCCGCCCTCTGCTGCGGACCGTGCAGCTGAGCGCCTACGACAGCGACCTCGTCGGCAACCCGACCCGCTGGGTGGGCTTCGGCAACTACGCACAGCTGATCGCCGACCCGAGCTTCGCGCAGACCGTGGTCGTGTCGATCGTCATCGCCCTGCTCGGTATGGCGCTCGCCACCGGGGGAGCGCTCGTGGCTGTCCTGCTCCTGCGGCGCAGGCTCGCCGGAGGCGGCTTCTTCGCCGTGATCTTCTCGCTGCCGTTCGCCTACTCCGCCGCCTCCGCGTCCGCGGTGTTCGCCGGGTTCTTCTCCCCGACCGTGGGGGTGCTGAACATTCTGCTCGGGTCCGTCGGCATCGACGGGCCCGACTGGGTCAACGACCCGGTGGCCGCCGTGTGGGCGATCGCGATCTCCACCGCCTGGTACGAATTCGGGTTCGCGTTCCTGGTGCTGACCGCCGCTGTGCGCAGCATCGACCCGGAGATCGTCGAGGCGGCGCAGCTGGACGGCAGCGGCTCGTTCCACCTGGCGGGCCGGATACTGATCCCGATGATGCGGCCCAGCATCCTCTTCCTCACTGTCGCCGAGACCATCGCCGGTCTGCAGACCTTCGCGCAGATCCAGATCATCACCGGCGGCGGACCCTCCGGCGGGACCACGAACTTCGTCTACCGGCTGTATCAGCTCGCCTTCGGCAACGGCACCCCGGACTTCGGCCGCGCTTCGGTCATCGCGATTGTGCTGGTCCTCCTCGTCGCGGCGATCACCGCCTCGCAGTTCCGGCTCTTCGGAAGGGAGCGGACCGTATGA
- a CDS encoding IclR family transcriptional regulator produces MTTRETPRRNSSGLTRDIEILELLGSAEAGEAGLGVVRVAQLTGRDKAVISRSLATLADAGLLERDERTLTYRLGPRLYALAGRTVEGRLAREARPALRRIVQNTRETAHLCVLRGGNVLTVLSELSPHEFRTTGWEGVTTAAWRTPSGRVLLSDWSRESLAEWYAEHGRDTAIVGPLPPTVGGFSVLSAPPAAKAVVTDLSSLHAEIDRIRSLGYALLDEELELGVVGASAPLVDHTGRIVGALNISAPRVRVGDRLESLGRYVAASARDLSRALGGEG; encoded by the coding sequence ATGACGACACGGGAGACTCCACGCCGGAACTCCTCGGGGCTCACGCGAGACATCGAGATCCTCGAGCTTCTCGGCAGCGCCGAAGCGGGCGAAGCGGGCCTCGGCGTCGTCCGGGTCGCGCAGCTGACCGGCCGCGACAAGGCCGTGATCTCGCGTTCGCTCGCGACGCTGGCCGACGCCGGCCTGCTGGAGCGCGACGAACGGACGCTCACCTACCGCCTCGGCCCGCGCCTGTACGCGCTCGCCGGGCGCACGGTGGAGGGCCGGCTCGCCCGGGAGGCGCGGCCGGCGCTGCGCAGGATCGTGCAGAACACGCGCGAGACGGCCCATCTCTGCGTCCTCCGCGGCGGCAATGTGCTCACCGTCCTCAGCGAGCTCAGCCCGCACGAATTCCGCACCACCGGCTGGGAAGGGGTCACGACCGCCGCGTGGCGCACGCCGTCGGGGCGGGTGCTCCTCTCCGACTGGAGCCGGGAATCCCTCGCGGAGTGGTACGCGGAGCACGGCAGGGACACCGCGATCGTCGGGCCCCTCCCGCCGACCGTCGGCGGGTTCTCGGTGCTGAGCGCGCCGCCGGCGGCGAAGGCCGTGGTCACCGATCTGTCATCGCTGCACGCCGAGATCGACCGCATCCGCTCGCTGGGCTACGCGCTGCTGGACGAAGAGCTCGAGCTCGGCGTGGTCGGGGCGTCCGCGCCGCTGGTCGATCACACCGGGCGCATCGTCGGGGCACTCAACATCAGCGCCCCGCGCGTGCGAGTCGGCGACCGGTTGGAGAGCCTCGGGCGCTATGTCGCCGCCAGTGCGCGCGACCTCTCCCGCGCGCTCGGCGGCGAGGGATAA